One Pyrus communis chromosome 13, drPyrComm1.1, whole genome shotgun sequence genomic window carries:
- the LOC137712717 gene encoding E3 ubiquitin-protein ligase UPL7-like isoform X1, whose protein sequence is MDKPGKHQVSLRGASAKEITRDALLEKVSQERELRQYARRATAAALFIQRVWRRYRAAKIAALEFREEWENVVDRYTKLAFSATWISSNVVRPFLLFVTCLCTRHRSIQTAEMCSMKTCFQILLESVNSTDSKKNYCSLAIGTLEERRVWSYQSRKLISLCMFVLSECDTSHARGQDFVALTSLAMRFVVVLTDLKGWKSVAELDWLSADAAVKDLVRFMGGGESGLCLAIRRYISTLDPPGSSRISSNIQRDDIFLITASTITLALRPFHLAKFDSDGPGILDVHYVAEKYCVFLLTIPCLTQRLPAVLISAMRHKSILSPCFQTLLILKEKILKEMLDVDQSKVHFLPKMIPPVGWALANIMCLAAGTENDSIDPGGFSHDLDFVSYVSAVNTLAENLLSRLENVDCVKDNQDLQSDAGTHEKSNTVLCEGETGSFEMYLDMFRPISQQWYLTDLLATMNKVGDIQGSEILTPKKWESLGKLELLDVVHLYSYMIRIFSCLSPAVGSLPVLNMLSFTPGFLENLWRALETYLYPGDCHTGPDRYDCISKNSGGVEKDKGFERKQKHTNNDGFNKWATVLHKITGKSQAGVDCTNLSDGQPKPRSVHEDSSDVWDIEPVRHGPQGISRDMSCMLHLFCASYSHLLLILDDIEFYEKQVPFTLEQQRKIASVINTLVYNGFSQTIGQQGRPLMESAIRCLHLMYERDCRHRFCPPILWLAPARKNRPPSAVAARTREFFSANVGSDDAPVAPSIGSVITTTPHVFPFEERVEMFREFIKMDKASRKMAGEVAGPGSRSVEIVVRRGHIVEDGFRQLNSLGSRLKSSIHVSFVSECGLPEAGLDYGGLSKEFLTDISKAAFSPDYGLFSQTSTSDGLLIPNVSARFLENGIQMIEFLGRVVGKALYEGILLDYSFSHVFVQKLLGRYSFLDELSTLDPELYKNLMYVKHYDGDVEELCLDFTVTEESFGKRHIIELKPGGKDVTVTNKNRMQYIHGIADYKLNRQIFPFSNAFNRGLADVISPSWLKLFNAGEFNQLLSGGNHDIDVDDLRKNTKYTGGYSEGSRTIKIFWEVMEGFEPKERCMLLKFVTSCSRAPLLGFKHLQPTFTIHKVACDIPLWATMRGQDVERLPSASTCYNTLKLPTYKRPSTLRDKLLYAISSNAGFELS, encoded by the exons ATGGACAAGCCAGGCAAACATCAG GTTTCGTTGAGAGGAGCGAGCGCCAAGGAGATTACCAGAGACGCGCTGCTCGAGAAGGTCTCTCAGGAACGAGAGCTCCGTCAGTACGCCCGACGGGCCACGGCTGCTGCTCTCTTCATTCAG AGAGTTTGGAGGCGCTACAGGGCGGCGAAGATTGCTGCGTTGGAGTTTCGAGAAGAGTGGGAGAACGTAGTGGACCGGTATACTAAGTTAGCCTTCTCTGCAACATGGATTTCCAGCAATGTAGTGAggccttttcttttatttgttacttGTTTATGTACTCGGCATAGGAGCATTCAAACCGCTGAAATGTGCTCTATGAAGACTTGCTTTCAGATTCTACTGGAAAGTGTGAATTCTACTG ATTCAAAGAAGAACTATTGTTCCCTGGCAATTGGCACTCTTGAAGAAAGAAGAGTCTGGAGTTATCAGTCAAGGAAGCTGATTTCTCTCTGCATGTTTGTTCTTTCTGAGTGTGACACGTCCCATGCACGGGGTCAAGATTTTGTTGCTCTCACCTCCCTAGCAATGCGTTTTGTTGTTGTCTTAACTGATCTCAAAGGATGGAAGAGCGTTGCTGAGCTTGACTGGCTGAGTGCAGATGCAGCAGTGAAGGATTTAGTTCGATTTATGGGTGGTGGTGAAAGTGGTCTCTGCTTAGCCATTAGAAGATACATTAGCACGTTGGATCCTCCGGGATCTTCACGGATAAGCAGTAATATACAAAGAGATGATATTTTTCTGATTACTGCAAGTACAATAACTTTAGCTCTCAGGCCATTTCATCTAGCAAAGTTTGATTCAGATGGCCCTGGCATATTGGATGTCCATTATGTTGCTGAGAAGTACTGCGTGTTTCTACTTACAATTCCTTGTCTTACTCAACGCCTTCCAGCTGTGCTTATATCTGCTATGAGGCACAAGTCCATTCTCTCACCTTGTTTCCAGACATTACTG ATTTTgaaagagaaaatattaaaagagatGTTAGATGTGGATCAGTCAAAGGTTCATTTTCTTCCCAAGATGATTCCCCCAGTTGGTTGGGCTCTTGCAAACATTATGTGCCTTGCAGCAGGGACAGAGAATGATTCCATTGATCCTGGAGGGTTCAGTCATGATTTGGATTTTGTATCATATGTCTCTGCTGTTAACACTCTTGCAGAAAACTTATTGTCTAGGCTTGAGAATGTTGACTGTGTCAAGGATAACCAGGATCTCCAAAGTGATGCTGGAACACATGAGAAGTCCAATACAGTTTTATGTGAGGGTGAGACGGGGTCCTTTGAGATGTACTTGGATATGTTTAGGCCTATTTCCCAGCAGTGGTATCTTACAGATCTTTTGGCAACAATGAACAAAGTTGGTGATATTCAAGGGTCTGAGATTCTGACACCAAAAAAATGGGAAAGTTTAGGGAAGTTGGAACTGCTAGATGTTGTGCATTTATATTCTTACATGATCAGAATATTTTCATGCTTGAGCCCTGCAGTTGGGTCGTTGCCTGTCCTTAACATGCTATCATTTACTCCTGGGTTTCTTGAGAATCTATGGAGAGCCTTGGAAACTTACCTTTACCCTGGGGATTGTCACACTGGTCCTGATCGTTATGATTGTATCAGTAAAAATTCTGGTGGTGTAGAAAAAGATAAGGGTTTtgagagaaaacaaaaacacaccaaCAATGATGGATTTAATAAGTGGGCCACTGTTCTTCATAAAATTACTGGCAAGTCACAAGCAGGCGTTGATTGTACGAATTTGAGTGATGGTCAACCTAAGCCTAGATCTGTTCATGAGGATTCATCTGACGTTTGGGATATAGAACCTGTGAGGCATGGCCCTCAAGGTATCTCAAGAGACATGTCATGTATGCTTCATCTTTTCTGTGCAAGCTATTCACACCTGCTTTTGATTCTTGATGACATAGAGTTTTACGAGAAACAG GTGCCATTCACACTGGAGCAACAACGGAAAATTGCATCTGTTATCAATACATTAGTTTATAATGGATTTTCTCAAACTATTGGACAGCAGGGTAGACCACTTATGGAATCTGCAATCAGATGCTTGCATTTAATGTATGAAAGGGATTGCAGGCACCGGTTTTGCCCTCCTATTTTGTGGCTTGCACCTGCTAGAAAGAACCGCCCTCCAAGTGCTGTAGCTGCCAGAACTCGTGAATTTTTCTCAGCAAATGTAGGGTCAGATGATGCTCCGGTTGCCCCAAGTATAGGCTCTGTTATAACTACAACTCCACATGTATTTCCATTTGAAGAAAG agttgagatgtttagagagttTATCAAGATGGACAAAGCCTCTAGAAAAATGGCTGGTGAAGTTGCTGGACCTGGTTCACGATCAGTTGAAATAGTAGTTCGCCGTGGTCATATTGTTGAAGATGGATTTCGGCAATTAAATTCCCTGGGTTCAAGGTTAAAATCATCAATCCATGTTTCATTTGTCAGTGAATGTGGCCTTCCGGAGGCTGGCCTGGACTATGGTGGATTATCCAAAGAGTTTTTGACTGATATATCAAAAGCAGCCTTTTCTCCCGA TTATGGGCTATTCTCCCAAACCTCAACATCAGACGGACTTCTAATCCCTAACGTGTCTGCAAGGTTCCTAGAGAATGGTATCCAGATGATTGAATTCCTTGGAAGAGTTGTTGGCAAAGCTCTTTATGAAGGAATTTTGCTAGACTACTCCTTTTCACATGTTTTTGTACAAAAGCTGTTAGGTCGGTATAGCTTTCTTGATGAACTGTCAACACTGGATCCAGAGCTTTACAAGAATCTTATGTATGTGAAG CACTACGATGGAGATGTGGAGGAACTCTGTCTTGATTTTACGGTAACTGAAGAATCATTTGGGAAACGGCATATCATTGAGCTTAAGCCTGGTGGAAAGGATGTTACTGTGACAAACAAGAACAGAATGCAGTACATTCATGGAATTGCCGATTATAAGCTTAACCGACAG ATTTTTCCTTTCTCAAATGCGTTCAATAGAGGGTTAGCTGATGTCATATCACCATCCTGGCTAAAACTATTTAATGCAGGTGAATTTAATCAG TTGCTTTCGGGTGGAAACCATGACATTGACGTTGATGATTTAAGGAAGAACACAAAGTATACTGGTGGTTACTCTGAGGGGAGCCGGACTATTAAAATCTTTTGGGAG GTAATGGAAGGATTTGAACCTAAAGAACGTTGTATGCTTCTGAAATTCGTAACCAGTTGTTCTCGAGCTCCGTTACTTGGATTCAAACACCTGCAGCCTACTTTTACAATTCATAAG GTTGCATGTGATATCCCTCTTTGGGCAACAATGAGAGGACAGGATGTTGAGAGGCTTCCATCAGCCTCGACTTGCTACAATACTCTGAAG CTTCCAACTTACAAACGTCCAAGCACTTTGAGAGACAAACTTCTATATGCAATCAGTTCCAATGCAGGATTTGAACTTTCTTGA
- the LOC137712717 gene encoding E3 ubiquitin-protein ligase UPL7-like isoform X2, whose protein sequence is MDKPGKHQVSLRGASAKEITRDALLEKVSQERELRQYARRATAAALFIQRVWRRYRAAKIAALEFREEWENVVDRYTKLAFSATWISSNVVRPFLLFVTCLCTRHRSIQTAEMCSMKTCFQILLENSKKNYCSLAIGTLEERRVWSYQSRKLISLCMFVLSECDTSHARGQDFVALTSLAMRFVVVLTDLKGWKSVAELDWLSADAAVKDLVRFMGGGESGLCLAIRRYISTLDPPGSSRISSNIQRDDIFLITASTITLALRPFHLAKFDSDGPGILDVHYVAEKYCVFLLTIPCLTQRLPAVLISAMRHKSILSPCFQTLLILKEKILKEMLDVDQSKVHFLPKMIPPVGWALANIMCLAAGTENDSIDPGGFSHDLDFVSYVSAVNTLAENLLSRLENVDCVKDNQDLQSDAGTHEKSNTVLCEGETGSFEMYLDMFRPISQQWYLTDLLATMNKVGDIQGSEILTPKKWESLGKLELLDVVHLYSYMIRIFSCLSPAVGSLPVLNMLSFTPGFLENLWRALETYLYPGDCHTGPDRYDCISKNSGGVEKDKGFERKQKHTNNDGFNKWATVLHKITGKSQAGVDCTNLSDGQPKPRSVHEDSSDVWDIEPVRHGPQGISRDMSCMLHLFCASYSHLLLILDDIEFYEKQVPFTLEQQRKIASVINTLVYNGFSQTIGQQGRPLMESAIRCLHLMYERDCRHRFCPPILWLAPARKNRPPSAVAARTREFFSANVGSDDAPVAPSIGSVITTTPHVFPFEERVEMFREFIKMDKASRKMAGEVAGPGSRSVEIVVRRGHIVEDGFRQLNSLGSRLKSSIHVSFVSECGLPEAGLDYGGLSKEFLTDISKAAFSPDYGLFSQTSTSDGLLIPNVSARFLENGIQMIEFLGRVVGKALYEGILLDYSFSHVFVQKLLGRYSFLDELSTLDPELYKNLMYVKHYDGDVEELCLDFTVTEESFGKRHIIELKPGGKDVTVTNKNRMQYIHGIADYKLNRQIFPFSNAFNRGLADVISPSWLKLFNAGEFNQLLSGGNHDIDVDDLRKNTKYTGGYSEGSRTIKIFWEVMEGFEPKERCMLLKFVTSCSRAPLLGFKHLQPTFTIHKVACDIPLWATMRGQDVERLPSASTCYNTLKLPTYKRPSTLRDKLLYAISSNAGFELS, encoded by the exons ATGGACAAGCCAGGCAAACATCAG GTTTCGTTGAGAGGAGCGAGCGCCAAGGAGATTACCAGAGACGCGCTGCTCGAGAAGGTCTCTCAGGAACGAGAGCTCCGTCAGTACGCCCGACGGGCCACGGCTGCTGCTCTCTTCATTCAG AGAGTTTGGAGGCGCTACAGGGCGGCGAAGATTGCTGCGTTGGAGTTTCGAGAAGAGTGGGAGAACGTAGTGGACCGGTATACTAAGTTAGCCTTCTCTGCAACATGGATTTCCAGCAATGTAGTGAggccttttcttttatttgttacttGTTTATGTACTCGGCATAGGAGCATTCAAACCGCTGAAATGTGCTCTATGAAGACTTGCTTTCAGATTCTACTGGAAA ATTCAAAGAAGAACTATTGTTCCCTGGCAATTGGCACTCTTGAAGAAAGAAGAGTCTGGAGTTATCAGTCAAGGAAGCTGATTTCTCTCTGCATGTTTGTTCTTTCTGAGTGTGACACGTCCCATGCACGGGGTCAAGATTTTGTTGCTCTCACCTCCCTAGCAATGCGTTTTGTTGTTGTCTTAACTGATCTCAAAGGATGGAAGAGCGTTGCTGAGCTTGACTGGCTGAGTGCAGATGCAGCAGTGAAGGATTTAGTTCGATTTATGGGTGGTGGTGAAAGTGGTCTCTGCTTAGCCATTAGAAGATACATTAGCACGTTGGATCCTCCGGGATCTTCACGGATAAGCAGTAATATACAAAGAGATGATATTTTTCTGATTACTGCAAGTACAATAACTTTAGCTCTCAGGCCATTTCATCTAGCAAAGTTTGATTCAGATGGCCCTGGCATATTGGATGTCCATTATGTTGCTGAGAAGTACTGCGTGTTTCTACTTACAATTCCTTGTCTTACTCAACGCCTTCCAGCTGTGCTTATATCTGCTATGAGGCACAAGTCCATTCTCTCACCTTGTTTCCAGACATTACTG ATTTTgaaagagaaaatattaaaagagatGTTAGATGTGGATCAGTCAAAGGTTCATTTTCTTCCCAAGATGATTCCCCCAGTTGGTTGGGCTCTTGCAAACATTATGTGCCTTGCAGCAGGGACAGAGAATGATTCCATTGATCCTGGAGGGTTCAGTCATGATTTGGATTTTGTATCATATGTCTCTGCTGTTAACACTCTTGCAGAAAACTTATTGTCTAGGCTTGAGAATGTTGACTGTGTCAAGGATAACCAGGATCTCCAAAGTGATGCTGGAACACATGAGAAGTCCAATACAGTTTTATGTGAGGGTGAGACGGGGTCCTTTGAGATGTACTTGGATATGTTTAGGCCTATTTCCCAGCAGTGGTATCTTACAGATCTTTTGGCAACAATGAACAAAGTTGGTGATATTCAAGGGTCTGAGATTCTGACACCAAAAAAATGGGAAAGTTTAGGGAAGTTGGAACTGCTAGATGTTGTGCATTTATATTCTTACATGATCAGAATATTTTCATGCTTGAGCCCTGCAGTTGGGTCGTTGCCTGTCCTTAACATGCTATCATTTACTCCTGGGTTTCTTGAGAATCTATGGAGAGCCTTGGAAACTTACCTTTACCCTGGGGATTGTCACACTGGTCCTGATCGTTATGATTGTATCAGTAAAAATTCTGGTGGTGTAGAAAAAGATAAGGGTTTtgagagaaaacaaaaacacaccaaCAATGATGGATTTAATAAGTGGGCCACTGTTCTTCATAAAATTACTGGCAAGTCACAAGCAGGCGTTGATTGTACGAATTTGAGTGATGGTCAACCTAAGCCTAGATCTGTTCATGAGGATTCATCTGACGTTTGGGATATAGAACCTGTGAGGCATGGCCCTCAAGGTATCTCAAGAGACATGTCATGTATGCTTCATCTTTTCTGTGCAAGCTATTCACACCTGCTTTTGATTCTTGATGACATAGAGTTTTACGAGAAACAG GTGCCATTCACACTGGAGCAACAACGGAAAATTGCATCTGTTATCAATACATTAGTTTATAATGGATTTTCTCAAACTATTGGACAGCAGGGTAGACCACTTATGGAATCTGCAATCAGATGCTTGCATTTAATGTATGAAAGGGATTGCAGGCACCGGTTTTGCCCTCCTATTTTGTGGCTTGCACCTGCTAGAAAGAACCGCCCTCCAAGTGCTGTAGCTGCCAGAACTCGTGAATTTTTCTCAGCAAATGTAGGGTCAGATGATGCTCCGGTTGCCCCAAGTATAGGCTCTGTTATAACTACAACTCCACATGTATTTCCATTTGAAGAAAG agttgagatgtttagagagttTATCAAGATGGACAAAGCCTCTAGAAAAATGGCTGGTGAAGTTGCTGGACCTGGTTCACGATCAGTTGAAATAGTAGTTCGCCGTGGTCATATTGTTGAAGATGGATTTCGGCAATTAAATTCCCTGGGTTCAAGGTTAAAATCATCAATCCATGTTTCATTTGTCAGTGAATGTGGCCTTCCGGAGGCTGGCCTGGACTATGGTGGATTATCCAAAGAGTTTTTGACTGATATATCAAAAGCAGCCTTTTCTCCCGA TTATGGGCTATTCTCCCAAACCTCAACATCAGACGGACTTCTAATCCCTAACGTGTCTGCAAGGTTCCTAGAGAATGGTATCCAGATGATTGAATTCCTTGGAAGAGTTGTTGGCAAAGCTCTTTATGAAGGAATTTTGCTAGACTACTCCTTTTCACATGTTTTTGTACAAAAGCTGTTAGGTCGGTATAGCTTTCTTGATGAACTGTCAACACTGGATCCAGAGCTTTACAAGAATCTTATGTATGTGAAG CACTACGATGGAGATGTGGAGGAACTCTGTCTTGATTTTACGGTAACTGAAGAATCATTTGGGAAACGGCATATCATTGAGCTTAAGCCTGGTGGAAAGGATGTTACTGTGACAAACAAGAACAGAATGCAGTACATTCATGGAATTGCCGATTATAAGCTTAACCGACAG ATTTTTCCTTTCTCAAATGCGTTCAATAGAGGGTTAGCTGATGTCATATCACCATCCTGGCTAAAACTATTTAATGCAGGTGAATTTAATCAG TTGCTTTCGGGTGGAAACCATGACATTGACGTTGATGATTTAAGGAAGAACACAAAGTATACTGGTGGTTACTCTGAGGGGAGCCGGACTATTAAAATCTTTTGGGAG GTAATGGAAGGATTTGAACCTAAAGAACGTTGTATGCTTCTGAAATTCGTAACCAGTTGTTCTCGAGCTCCGTTACTTGGATTCAAACACCTGCAGCCTACTTTTACAATTCATAAG GTTGCATGTGATATCCCTCTTTGGGCAACAATGAGAGGACAGGATGTTGAGAGGCTTCCATCAGCCTCGACTTGCTACAATACTCTGAAG CTTCCAACTTACAAACGTCCAAGCACTTTGAGAGACAAACTTCTATATGCAATCAGTTCCAATGCAGGATTTGAACTTTCTTGA
- the LOC137712717 gene encoding E3 ubiquitin-protein ligase UPL7-like isoform X3 has translation MDFQQCNSKKNYCSLAIGTLEERRVWSYQSRKLISLCMFVLSECDTSHARGQDFVALTSLAMRFVVVLTDLKGWKSVAELDWLSADAAVKDLVRFMGGGESGLCLAIRRYISTLDPPGSSRISSNIQRDDIFLITASTITLALRPFHLAKFDSDGPGILDVHYVAEKYCVFLLTIPCLTQRLPAVLISAMRHKSILSPCFQTLLILKEKILKEMLDVDQSKVHFLPKMIPPVGWALANIMCLAAGTENDSIDPGGFSHDLDFVSYVSAVNTLAENLLSRLENVDCVKDNQDLQSDAGTHEKSNTVLCEGETGSFEMYLDMFRPISQQWYLTDLLATMNKVGDIQGSEILTPKKWESLGKLELLDVVHLYSYMIRIFSCLSPAVGSLPVLNMLSFTPGFLENLWRALETYLYPGDCHTGPDRYDCISKNSGGVEKDKGFERKQKHTNNDGFNKWATVLHKITGKSQAGVDCTNLSDGQPKPRSVHEDSSDVWDIEPVRHGPQGISRDMSCMLHLFCASYSHLLLILDDIEFYEKQVPFTLEQQRKIASVINTLVYNGFSQTIGQQGRPLMESAIRCLHLMYERDCRHRFCPPILWLAPARKNRPPSAVAARTREFFSANVGSDDAPVAPSIGSVITTTPHVFPFEERVEMFREFIKMDKASRKMAGEVAGPGSRSVEIVVRRGHIVEDGFRQLNSLGSRLKSSIHVSFVSECGLPEAGLDYGGLSKEFLTDISKAAFSPDYGLFSQTSTSDGLLIPNVSARFLENGIQMIEFLGRVVGKALYEGILLDYSFSHVFVQKLLGRYSFLDELSTLDPELYKNLMYVKHYDGDVEELCLDFTVTEESFGKRHIIELKPGGKDVTVTNKNRMQYIHGIADYKLNRQIFPFSNAFNRGLADVISPSWLKLFNAGEFNQLLSGGNHDIDVDDLRKNTKYTGGYSEGSRTIKIFWEVMEGFEPKERCMLLKFVTSCSRAPLLGFKHLQPTFTIHKVACDIPLWATMRGQDVERLPSASTCYNTLKLPTYKRPSTLRDKLLYAISSNAGFELS, from the exons ATGGATTTCCAGCAATGTA ATTCAAAGAAGAACTATTGTTCCCTGGCAATTGGCACTCTTGAAGAAAGAAGAGTCTGGAGTTATCAGTCAAGGAAGCTGATTTCTCTCTGCATGTTTGTTCTTTCTGAGTGTGACACGTCCCATGCACGGGGTCAAGATTTTGTTGCTCTCACCTCCCTAGCAATGCGTTTTGTTGTTGTCTTAACTGATCTCAAAGGATGGAAGAGCGTTGCTGAGCTTGACTGGCTGAGTGCAGATGCAGCAGTGAAGGATTTAGTTCGATTTATGGGTGGTGGTGAAAGTGGTCTCTGCTTAGCCATTAGAAGATACATTAGCACGTTGGATCCTCCGGGATCTTCACGGATAAGCAGTAATATACAAAGAGATGATATTTTTCTGATTACTGCAAGTACAATAACTTTAGCTCTCAGGCCATTTCATCTAGCAAAGTTTGATTCAGATGGCCCTGGCATATTGGATGTCCATTATGTTGCTGAGAAGTACTGCGTGTTTCTACTTACAATTCCTTGTCTTACTCAACGCCTTCCAGCTGTGCTTATATCTGCTATGAGGCACAAGTCCATTCTCTCACCTTGTTTCCAGACATTACTG ATTTTgaaagagaaaatattaaaagagatGTTAGATGTGGATCAGTCAAAGGTTCATTTTCTTCCCAAGATGATTCCCCCAGTTGGTTGGGCTCTTGCAAACATTATGTGCCTTGCAGCAGGGACAGAGAATGATTCCATTGATCCTGGAGGGTTCAGTCATGATTTGGATTTTGTATCATATGTCTCTGCTGTTAACACTCTTGCAGAAAACTTATTGTCTAGGCTTGAGAATGTTGACTGTGTCAAGGATAACCAGGATCTCCAAAGTGATGCTGGAACACATGAGAAGTCCAATACAGTTTTATGTGAGGGTGAGACGGGGTCCTTTGAGATGTACTTGGATATGTTTAGGCCTATTTCCCAGCAGTGGTATCTTACAGATCTTTTGGCAACAATGAACAAAGTTGGTGATATTCAAGGGTCTGAGATTCTGACACCAAAAAAATGGGAAAGTTTAGGGAAGTTGGAACTGCTAGATGTTGTGCATTTATATTCTTACATGATCAGAATATTTTCATGCTTGAGCCCTGCAGTTGGGTCGTTGCCTGTCCTTAACATGCTATCATTTACTCCTGGGTTTCTTGAGAATCTATGGAGAGCCTTGGAAACTTACCTTTACCCTGGGGATTGTCACACTGGTCCTGATCGTTATGATTGTATCAGTAAAAATTCTGGTGGTGTAGAAAAAGATAAGGGTTTtgagagaaaacaaaaacacaccaaCAATGATGGATTTAATAAGTGGGCCACTGTTCTTCATAAAATTACTGGCAAGTCACAAGCAGGCGTTGATTGTACGAATTTGAGTGATGGTCAACCTAAGCCTAGATCTGTTCATGAGGATTCATCTGACGTTTGGGATATAGAACCTGTGAGGCATGGCCCTCAAGGTATCTCAAGAGACATGTCATGTATGCTTCATCTTTTCTGTGCAAGCTATTCACACCTGCTTTTGATTCTTGATGACATAGAGTTTTACGAGAAACAG GTGCCATTCACACTGGAGCAACAACGGAAAATTGCATCTGTTATCAATACATTAGTTTATAATGGATTTTCTCAAACTATTGGACAGCAGGGTAGACCACTTATGGAATCTGCAATCAGATGCTTGCATTTAATGTATGAAAGGGATTGCAGGCACCGGTTTTGCCCTCCTATTTTGTGGCTTGCACCTGCTAGAAAGAACCGCCCTCCAAGTGCTGTAGCTGCCAGAACTCGTGAATTTTTCTCAGCAAATGTAGGGTCAGATGATGCTCCGGTTGCCCCAAGTATAGGCTCTGTTATAACTACAACTCCACATGTATTTCCATTTGAAGAAAG agttgagatgtttagagagttTATCAAGATGGACAAAGCCTCTAGAAAAATGGCTGGTGAAGTTGCTGGACCTGGTTCACGATCAGTTGAAATAGTAGTTCGCCGTGGTCATATTGTTGAAGATGGATTTCGGCAATTAAATTCCCTGGGTTCAAGGTTAAAATCATCAATCCATGTTTCATTTGTCAGTGAATGTGGCCTTCCGGAGGCTGGCCTGGACTATGGTGGATTATCCAAAGAGTTTTTGACTGATATATCAAAAGCAGCCTTTTCTCCCGA TTATGGGCTATTCTCCCAAACCTCAACATCAGACGGACTTCTAATCCCTAACGTGTCTGCAAGGTTCCTAGAGAATGGTATCCAGATGATTGAATTCCTTGGAAGAGTTGTTGGCAAAGCTCTTTATGAAGGAATTTTGCTAGACTACTCCTTTTCACATGTTTTTGTACAAAAGCTGTTAGGTCGGTATAGCTTTCTTGATGAACTGTCAACACTGGATCCAGAGCTTTACAAGAATCTTATGTATGTGAAG CACTACGATGGAGATGTGGAGGAACTCTGTCTTGATTTTACGGTAACTGAAGAATCATTTGGGAAACGGCATATCATTGAGCTTAAGCCTGGTGGAAAGGATGTTACTGTGACAAACAAGAACAGAATGCAGTACATTCATGGAATTGCCGATTATAAGCTTAACCGACAG ATTTTTCCTTTCTCAAATGCGTTCAATAGAGGGTTAGCTGATGTCATATCACCATCCTGGCTAAAACTATTTAATGCAGGTGAATTTAATCAG TTGCTTTCGGGTGGAAACCATGACATTGACGTTGATGATTTAAGGAAGAACACAAAGTATACTGGTGGTTACTCTGAGGGGAGCCGGACTATTAAAATCTTTTGGGAG GTAATGGAAGGATTTGAACCTAAAGAACGTTGTATGCTTCTGAAATTCGTAACCAGTTGTTCTCGAGCTCCGTTACTTGGATTCAAACACCTGCAGCCTACTTTTACAATTCATAAG GTTGCATGTGATATCCCTCTTTGGGCAACAATGAGAGGACAGGATGTTGAGAGGCTTCCATCAGCCTCGACTTGCTACAATACTCTGAAG CTTCCAACTTACAAACGTCCAAGCACTTTGAGAGACAAACTTCTATATGCAATCAGTTCCAATGCAGGATTTGAACTTTCTTGA